The genome window TGGGGGCGCTGTGGTCCGGAACTATGGCCACCCGCTCCCTGTCAAACACGTCCGCTGCGCCCAGCTTTTCGAACTCACGGATGGCGATGGGCGCGGTGATGTCGTTGCCCATGACCAGGTCCAGCCGGGCCTTGATGATCTCGCCGGGCTCCACTCCGGTCTTGCCGGCGTGGTCGGCCAGTATCTTTTCGGTGATGGTCATACCCATAGGTCAGTCCTCCAGCCTGTTTTTCTTGCTCCGGGTGTGGAAGTAGGCCAGCTTGTTGATGGCCTTCAGATAGGCCTTGGCGCTGGCTGTCAGCAGATCCAGCTCGGAAGCGTTGCCCGTATAGACGGTGCCGTCGGAGCAGCCCAGCTTCACGGTGACTCCCGCAAAGCTGTCCGTGCCGCCGGTGACCGACTTCACGGTGTAGTCCTTCAGCTCGTATTCCTCGCTGACCAGAGAGTCTATGGTCTTGAACACGGCGTCGATGGCGCCTATGCCTATGCCGCTCTTCAGCAGCTCGCTGTCCTCGGTGGACAGCTTCACTGTGGCGGTGGGATAGCCGTTGGTGCCGCTGGTCACGTTCAGATGCTCCAGATCGTATTTGGCCACGTAGGAGCTGGCTCCCATGCTGGCTATCACGTCCAGATCCTCGTCATAGACCACCTTTTTCTTGTCGGCTATCTCCTTGAACTTCACGAAGGCCATGGCCAGCTCGTCGTCGGAGAGCTCGTAGCCCATCTCCGTCAGCTTGCTCTTCAGAGCGTGCTTGCCGGAATGCTTGCCCAGTATGAGCTTGTTCTCGGGCAGGCCGATGGACTCGGCGTCCATGATCTCGTAGGTGCGCTTGTCCGCCAGCACTCCGTGCTGATGGATGCCCGCCTCGTGGGCAAAGGCGTTGCGGCCCACGATGGCCTTGTTCACCTGCACCCCCAGACCGGTGATGCTGGTCAGCAGGCGGCTGGAATTGTATATCTCCCGGGTGTTGATGCCCGTGTCCATGTCCCCCAGAGTGGCCTTTTTGGTCTTGAGGATCATGACTATCTCCTCCAGGGACGCATTGCCGGCTCTCTCGCCTATGCCGTTGACGGTGCACTCAATCTGTCTGGCTCCCGCCTTCAGGGCGGCTATGGAGTTGGCCACCCCCAGGCCCAGGTCGTTGTGACAGTGCACGGAGAAGATGGCCCGGGAGGCGTTGGACACCCCCTCTATCACCTGCTTGATGAAGCCGTAGAACTCAAAGGGCTCCGCGTAGCCCACGGTGTCCGGGAGGTTGATGACCACGGCGCCTGCGTCGATGGCCGCCTCCACTACGCTGATCAGGTAGGGTATATCCGAACGGGAAGCGTCCTCGGCGGAAAATTCCACCCAGTCGCAGTAGCTCTTGGCCCTCTTGACCCCGGCCACCGCCATATCATAGACCTCTTCCCGGGTCTTCTTGAGCTTTTTCTCCAGATGAAGGTCGCTGGTGGCCACGAAGGTATGGATGGCAGGCAGCTTGGCATCCCTGACCGCCTCCCACGCTCTGTCTATGTCCGCAAAGTTAACCCGGCACAGACCGCACACCCGGGACTTGGTGATCTCGCGGCTGATGGCCCTGACAGACTCAAAATCGCCGTCGGACGAGATGGGAAAGCCTGCTTCGATGATGTCCACTCCCAGCCTTTCCAGCTGCTTGGCCATCCTTATTTTTTCTTCTATGTTCATACTGAAGCCGGGTGACTGCTCGCCGTCCCTGAGTGTCGTATCAAATATATAGATACGGTCAGACATGGTGTAACCTCCTTGAAAAGAATATCATTTCGAGCGTTTTACTCAAAGAATATTATACCATATTGCCGCCCGTCTATGCAAGACGGGCCGGCGTGAAAACCGCCCGCTCCGGAGAGCGGGCGGCTGCTGTCGCGCAGGGGTCAGCTCAGCCACACGGACACGTTGCTCCAGGCGCCGAGAGGCACGCAGAGCACTCCGTCCTTCACCGAAGCCGTGTTCTCCGGCTCCGGCTGCTCCAGAGCGTTGACGGTGACGGCGGAAGCAAAGTCTCCCAGTCCGTCCACCCTCACCCGGGCCACGGAATCCTTGCCCGCCACGTCGTAGAGGCGGACTATGATGCCCTTGCCGCACTCCGCCTTCTTCACGGCGGACACGTTGGCCTCGGGGGTCTCCAGCTCGGCATAGCTCTTCTCGAGAGGCAGCTCCCCGGTCTGCACGGGCACGCTGGTGACGCTCATGGGGTTGTTGAAGTCCTCGCCCTCTCTCACCGCGCACACGGGGCAGAAGGCTCCCCGGCGGAACACCACGGAATACTCTATCTCGTGGTCGCCCAGATCGGGGGTGGGATCGGGACTGTAGCTGGACCTGAGCAGGGTCAGGCTGATGGTGTCGTCCACGCAGGCGTGGCCGTATTTGCTCTTGTTCACCAGGGTGACGCCGTATTCGCTGCCTGCGGCGTCCTCGCCTCCCAGGTCAAACCACTTCAGAGCGGGCACCTCCTGGTAGTCCTGCTCCTTGGTCTGCCAGCCGAAGGGGGTCTCGTAGGTGACGGCGCCGCCGGCAAAGGCGGTGGCAAAATAGGCTCTCAGAGTGGGGATGCCCTTCTCGTGGGCGCCCACCTCCAGCCATCTGGTCCTCACCCGGAAGTCCACCTTGCGGGAATCCTTGGCCAGGCTGGTCTCCAGGGACACAAAGCTCCTGCCGCACTCAAAGTCCACTCTCACGGTGCACCTGTTGGGCCCCTGATGGACTATGGCAAAGGTGCCGTTTTCCAGCAGGGTGCGGCTGATGATGTGGGACAGGGACCAGGCAGCCATGCCGTTGCTCTGCTCGGTCTGGAGCTCCAGCTCGCCTATGCCTGCCTCTTCCCGGCAGTATTCGTAGCCGGTCTCCTTGTCCACGCAGCTCACCACCGCGCCGCTGGACTTGCTGACGGTGACTCTGAGATATTTGTTTTCCAGCACTATGTCGGGAGCCACCGAGGGGCTGAAGCCCTGCAGGTCCTGACTGTACACGTCCTTGAGGGTCACGGCGTCGGGAGTCTCCAGAGGCTCGGGACAGTCGTCCACGGCAAAGACCTTGTAGCCGAGAGCCGGGACGTCTTTGGCCTCAAACAGCAGGGCGTGATAGTCGTGCATGAAGTAGTTGCCGCTGTCTATGACCTGGGCCTTGACGCGACGGCCCTCGGAGTCTATGACGCAGATATTCGCGGGATCCATCTTCTTGTTCCAGATCTTGGCCATGATCACTTCGCTGCGCTTCCAGGGCTTGGGGTTGTACACCATGATGGGCTCGGCAGCCTCGCCGTTCAGGCTCAGCATGGTGGCGCCAAAGCCGTCATAGTTCAGGGTGTTGGTGACCACGGAGCCGCCCACTCTCACCCGGCTGTTGATGATGCCGGTGTCTCCGGAGCCTGCTCCCATGCTGTCGCCCACCCTGTCGGCTATGAACCGCTTGGCTATCTCCGAGGTGTCTATGCGCTCCGCCAGGCGCCTCAGGGCCCTGTTCTTCACGGAGCTGGTGGCGGTCAGCACGTCCTGAAAGCTGCCGTTGGCATAGCTGTAGGTGGCCTTGACGCCGGAGCCCGGGAATATGTCGTGGAAGTGGCTGAAGAGGGTCTTCTGCCAGGCTTCCTCAAAGAGCCCGAAGGGATACTCCATGCCGCAGGCTGCGCCGCCTATGAGGGCCAGAGTCTCCGCGGAGGGCAGCTCCAGCTCGCTCACCCGGTTGGCAAACTTGACGGAAGCCTGGGTGGTGTAGCAGCCCTCGAAGATGTAGTTGATGTCTCCCTCCACCACCGGCAGGTCCAGACTGTCCATCTGGGCCTCGATGGCCGAGTAGAATTCGTCGGTGGTGCTGAAGCGGACCTTCGGGAATATGGGATAGGTCATGAGCTCCAGTCCCTGTCTGATGTGGCCTCTGGTGGGGCCTCCGCCGTGGTCGCCCCAGCCGTACATATACATGAAGTCCTTGGCCTTGGTCTCCTTGACGTAGCCGCAGAAGCACTCCCACACCGCGTGGTTGATGGGACCGTTGTAGCCCCACTGGGGATCGGTCTCCCTGAAGCCCAGCAGCTCGCTGCCGTCCTTGGCCCGCCAGCGGAAGAGCCTGGGACCCTTGTGAGGGCGCATCCTGTAATATCTGGTCACTCCGCCCTTGGTCATGATGGAGGGCATCTGGGCGCAGTGGCCAAAGGTGTCGGGAGACCAGTCGATCTTCACGTCCTCCGGGCTCATGCCCAGGTTCTCCGACAGCCACTTGCGGGTGTAGAGCATATGCCGGATGAGGGATTCGCCGGACACGCAGTTCTTCTCTCCCTCCACCCAGGTGGAAGCGGTCACTTCCCACTGGCCGCCGGCTATCTTTTCCCTGATGCTTTCCCACAGCTCGGGGAAATAGGTCTTCATGGCCTTGTAGAGAGACACCTGAGACTGGGAAAATTTGGCCTCCGGGAACTCGTCCAGGATGTTGTTCACCGTGTAAAAGGTGTCGTGGGCCGTGTTGGCCGTCTCGGGCCAGGACCACATCCAGTTCATATCTATATGGGCGTGGCCCACGCAGTGGACGGTGTATTCCTTGGCCTTCTTCCCTATGGGAGCCAGAGCCTCCTCCACCTTTTTCACCGTATCGTCCAGATGGTCGGGGTCTCCCTGCTCCACTGCCTTTACGGCCTCGCTGATATAGGGGGCCCACTCGGCCTCCTTGCCCAGGGCGTCGGCAAACCGGACGGCAAAGTCTATCTCGGTGTCTATGCGGTAAAACTTCGCCTCCAGGGCCTCTCTCATGTCCCGGGCCTTCACGTTCAGCCTGTACTTGTCAAGTTCGAATGCCATTATTTATCTCCTAACAATATTATAATTCGTCTGCATAGCGCTCAAAGGCGTCGTTCCCCAGCTGGTCCTGCTGCTCCTTGTGCTTCATGCGGCGGAACTGGCCGGGGGTCTGTTTGGTGAACCGGAGGAACACCTTGGTAAAATAGCTCTGGTCGTTGAAGCCGGACTCGTGAGCCACGTCCACCAGAGACATATCCGTGTAGAGCAGCAGCTCCTTGGCCTTGTCTATCCTGAACTTGGACACTACCTCCGTAAAGGACATGTCAAAGGTCTGCCGTATGACCCGGGAAAAATGAGAAGGGCTCAGGCAGGCCACCTCAGCCACATCTTCCCGGAGCATATTTTCCTTCAGGTGTTCCTTCATATATTTGATGGCTTCGGCCAGCTGCATGTTGTTGGGATACATCCTGCTGTAGAGCAGAGTCTGGATGCACAGGTCCAGGACCCCCGCTATCCAGTCGTACATATCCGTCTCTTCCTCCAGCGCGGCCAGCTCCGTAAAGGCGTTGTAGCCCCTGCTGATGATGACCTCGCTGCTCCCGCCTGCCTCCACGGTGGTGCGGGCTATGGCCATGGCCAGCTCCAGCAGCACCGTCTTCAGCAGCTCCAGCCTGCCTCCGGCCATCTTGCACATGGAGCCCACCATCTCATTGAGGATCTCCAGGGCTGCATCCGGCTCCACCCTCTTGACGCAGGACAGCAGGGCCGGCTCCTTCACCAGATAAAAATCTCTCAGGGATTTGTAGTTGAAGCCCTTGGAGGACTCGGGGGCTGCGTTCTTGATAGCTTCGAATTCGGCGTGCTTTTTGTTCCGCTCCAGCAGGGCTTCGTTGGCCAGATTCATCCCGCACACCAGATCCCTCAGGCTCCACATGGCTTCGTCTATGACCTCAGGAGCCACAGTCCGGGAATCTATGTCCGAGTCGTATTCCACCACTACGCCCCCCAGCAGCCTGCCGTTGAACATCAGGGGCACGGCGTATATCATGATGGCGGGCCGCCGCGCGGACTGTCTGCCGCAGCAGCCTCCCCGCTTCACCGCCGCAGCGATGGCTTCCCTGCGGTCCTGGCGCAGCTCGCCGCCGAACCTGCTGTCTCCGAATACGTCGACGCCGTCGGCGTCCGAGAGCAGGGTCTTCAGATGCCACTGCCGGGCAAAGCTTTGCGAAAGCAGCTGATAGGCAAAAAAATAGTCCTTCAGCTCCACACACTGAACTGCTTCCGTAGTAATGATTTCATTGATATCCACAATCGATCTCCTTGTAGTCAGCTATATCTTTACTCATTATATCATACTTTTGGATGAAATAAAACCGTTTTGCAGATTATTTTTTATTTTTCATTTTTCCGGGCCCCTCCCCTTTTGAACCTCCGGGCGGCGAAAGGCAAGCCTCTCCCGGCCAAAGCGAACAAAAAGGCACTCTCCGCCCTCCGTCCGGGCAATAAAAAAAAGCAGACCCCGGAAAGGGGTCTGCGGACTGTCGGGCGTCAGCCCTTGATGCCCGTGAGGGTGATACCCTCGATGAAGTGCTTCTGGGCAAAGAAGAATATGATGAGCACCGGCAGTATCACCAGCACCGAGGCAGCCATCAGCATGCCGTATTCGATGCCTGCCTCGCCCATAAAGAGCTGAAGGCCGTAGGCCAGGGTCATCTTTTCGGGCGAATTGATGTAGATCAGAGCGCCCATGAAGTTGTTCCAGGAGCCCATGAAGGTCATGATGGCCAGAGCGGCCAGAGCCGGCTTCACCAGAGGCATCAGGATCAGGACAAAGGTCTTGAAATAGCCTGCGCCGTCCAGTC of Abditibacteriota bacterium contains these proteins:
- a CDS encoding 2-isopropylmalate synthase, which translates into the protein MSDRIYIFDTTLRDGEQSPGFSMNIEEKIRMAKQLERLGVDIIEAGFPISSDGDFESVRAISREITKSRVCGLCRVNFADIDRAWEAVRDAKLPAIHTFVATSDLHLEKKLKKTREEVYDMAVAGVKRAKSYCDWVEFSAEDASRSDIPYLISVVEAAIDAGAVVINLPDTVGYAEPFEFYGFIKQVIEGVSNASRAIFSVHCHNDLGLGVANSIAALKAGARQIECTVNGIGERAGNASLEEIVMILKTKKATLGDMDTGINTREIYNSSRLLTSITGLGVQVNKAIVGRNAFAHEAGIHQHGVLADKRTYEIMDAESIGLPENKLILGKHSGKHALKSKLTEMGYELSDDELAMAFVKFKEIADKKKVVYDEDLDVIASMGASSYVAKYDLEHLNVTSGTNGYPTATVKLSTEDSELLKSGIGIGAIDAVFKTIDSLVSEEYELKDYTVKSVTGGTDSFAGVTVKLGCSDGTVYTGNASELDLLTASAKAYLKAINKLAYFHTRSKKNRLED
- a CDS encoding alpha-mannosidase, with amino-acid sequence MAFELDKYRLNVKARDMREALEAKFYRIDTEIDFAVRFADALGKEAEWAPYISEAVKAVEQGDPDHLDDTVKKVEEALAPIGKKAKEYTVHCVGHAHIDMNWMWSWPETANTAHDTFYTVNNILDEFPEAKFSQSQVSLYKAMKTYFPELWESIREKIAGGQWEVTASTWVEGEKNCVSGESLIRHMLYTRKWLSENLGMSPEDVKIDWSPDTFGHCAQMPSIMTKGGVTRYYRMRPHKGPRLFRWRAKDGSELLGFRETDPQWGYNGPINHAVWECFCGYVKETKAKDFMYMYGWGDHGGGPTRGHIRQGLELMTYPIFPKVRFSTTDEFYSAIEAQMDSLDLPVVEGDINYIFEGCYTTQASVKFANRVSELELPSAETLALIGGAACGMEYPFGLFEEAWQKTLFSHFHDIFPGSGVKATYSYANGSFQDVLTATSSVKNRALRRLAERIDTSEIAKRFIADRVGDSMGAGSGDTGIINSRVRVGGSVVTNTLNYDGFGATMLSLNGEAAEPIMVYNPKPWKRSEVIMAKIWNKKMDPANICVIDSEGRRVKAQVIDSGNYFMHDYHALLFEAKDVPALGYKVFAVDDCPEPLETPDAVTLKDVYSQDLQGFSPSVAPDIVLENKYLRVTVSKSSGAVVSCVDKETGYEYCREEAGIGELELQTEQSNGMAAWSLSHIISRTLLENGTFAIVHQGPNRCTVRVDFECGRSFVSLETSLAKDSRKVDFRVRTRWLEVGAHEKGIPTLRAYFATAFAGGAVTYETPFGWQTKEQDYQEVPALKWFDLGGEDAAGSEYGVTLVNKSKYGHACVDDTISLTLLRSSYSPDPTPDLGDHEIEYSVVFRRGAFCPVCAVREGEDFNNPMSVTSVPVQTGELPLEKSYAELETPEANVSAVKKAECGKGIIVRLYDVAGKDSVARVRVDGLGDFASAVTVNALEQPEPENTASVKDGVLCVPLGAWSNVSVWLS
- a CDS encoding helix-turn-helix transcriptional regulator, with the translated sequence MDINEIITTEAVQCVELKDYFFAYQLLSQSFARQWHLKTLLSDADGVDVFGDSRFGGELRQDRREAIAAAVKRGGCCGRQSARRPAIMIYAVPLMFNGRLLGGVVVEYDSDIDSRTVAPEVIDEAMWSLRDLVCGMNLANEALLERNKKHAEFEAIKNAAPESSKGFNYKSLRDFYLVKEPALLSCVKRVEPDAALEILNEMVGSMCKMAGGRLELLKTVLLELAMAIARTTVEAGGSSEVIISRGYNAFTELAALEEETDMYDWIAGVLDLCIQTLLYSRMYPNNMQLAEAIKYMKEHLKENMLREDVAEVACLSPSHFSRVIRQTFDMSFTEVVSKFRIDKAKELLLYTDMSLVDVAHESGFNDQSYFTKVFLRFTKQTPGQFRRMKHKEQQDQLGNDAFERYADEL